CTCTACAAGCGCAACGGCTATTACTACATCTTCGCGCCGGCGGGCGGCGTGGCCACAGGCTGGCAATTAATTTTAAGGTCTAAGAACATCTATGGGCCTTATGAGGAGAAAATTGTGCTGGAGCAAGGCAAAACCCCTGTGAACGGCCCGCACCAAGGCGCCTGGGTAGACACCAAGTCCGGCGAAGACTGGTTCCTGCATTTCCAGGACAAGGAGGCCTACGGCCGCGTGATGCACCTGCAGCCCATGAAGTGGGTGAACGACTGGCCCGTGATGGGCGAGGACCCGGACGGCGACGGCAAAGGCCATCCGGTAATGACCTACAAGAAACCCAACGTAGGCAAATCCTATGCGGTGGTTACGCCCCAGGAATCAGATGAATTCACCAGCCCAACCCTGGGCTTGCAGTGGCAGTGGCACGCCAACCCCAAGGCCACCTGGGCTTTTACCACCAACAAGGGAAACCTGCGGCTCTTCACCGACCAGATGCCCCAGGGCGGCAAAAACCTCTGGGACGTACCCAACCTGCTGCTTCAGAAATTTCCGGGCGAGGCCTTTACGGTTACCACCAAACTCAAGTTCACCCCCAATCCTAAGCTGGAGAATGAGCGCACGGGCTTAGTGGTCATGGGCTTAGATTACGGCTTTGTTTCAGTGGTCAGCAAGAAAGACGGCCTGTACCTGACCTACAATACTACCCAAAAAGCCGATAAAGGGACTGCCGAGAAAGAGCAGATCCTGGGGAAACTCTCCGGCTCTGAAGTCCACTTCCGGGTGCAGGTGAGCAAGGGCGGCCAATGCCAGTTCAGCTACTCAGAAGAAGGACAGAACTTCAAGGACGCCGGCGGGCCTTTCACGGCCACTGTCGGTAAATGGATTGGCGCCAAAGTGGGCATTTTCGCCCTGCGCGAAGAAAAGACCAATGACTCCGGCTACGCCGATTTTGACTGGTTCAGGATCACAAAATAACGGTTTTCTGTTTTGGGCTCGTTTTTCTTAAAACGGCCCTAAAACAGAAAGCAGAAAGGGGGAGGGCGTGACTACCGCGGCTCTTTTACCCAAACAGAAACAAACAGCATTACCGCGTAAAGTTTACCTATATGAAAAACGTACTTAAGAGCAGCCTGCTGCTGAGTCTGGGGCTAGCCAGCATGTTACAGCTTTCCTGCCAGCAACAGCCTTCCACGTCGGGGGCCAGTGTAGCTGCTGGGGCATCAGCTTCCACTACGGCGGGCCGCAACTTCTCCAACGCCAGCGTAGACGCCTCCATTTATGAGGGCATTGAGTTTGCTATGCCCAAAGTGAAAGAAACCAAGTTCCCGGAATACAGCGTGTCCATTACCAAATACGGCGCCGTGGGCGACGGCATCACCAAGAACACCAAGGCGTTTGAGCAGGCCATTGCCGATGTGGCAGCCAAGGGTGGCGGGCACGTGATCATTCCGCGCGGCCTGTGGCTGACGGGCCCAATCGTGCTGAAAAGCAATATTAACCTGCACGCAGATGCTGGTTCCATGGTCATCTTCAGCAAAGATTTCAATGATTATCCGCTTATAGAAACCAGCTTTGAAGGCTTGAACACCTGGCGGAGCCAATCGCCTATCTCGGGCAAGAACCTGGAGAACATTGCCATCACCGGCGATGGTACCTTTGACGGCAACGGCGATGCCTGGCGCCCGGTAAAGAAAAGCAAGATGACCGATGCCCAGTGGAAAAACCTGACCAAGACCGGGGTGTTGAGTGATGACGGCAAGACCTGGTACCCAAGCGCGCAATCCAGAAAAGGCGACAGCAAAGACAATTTCAACGTGCCCAACTTCAAAACCAAAGAGGAGTTTGAGGCCGTGAAAGATTACCTGCGCCCGGTGCTCCTGAGCTTGGTGAACTGCAAGAGGGTATTGCTGGACGGGCCCACTTTCCAGAATTCCCCGGCCTGGAACCTGCACCCGCTTATGTGCGAAGATATCATCTTGCGCAACCTGAACGTGCGCAACCCCTGGTATTCCCAGAACGGCGACGGCCTGGACCTGGAGTCCTGCAAAAACGCGCTGGTCTACAACAACACCTTTGACGTAGGCGATGACGCCATCTGCTTCAAATCCGGGAAAGACAAAGACGGCCGTGACCGGGGCGTACCCACCGAGAATGTGATTGTGAAAAACAACGTGGTGTACCACGGCCACGGCGGTTTTGTGGTGGGCAGTGAGATGTCTGGTGGCGTAAGAAACGTGCACGTGTCTAACTGCACCTTCATGGGCACCGACATTGGCCTGAGGTTCAAAAGTACCCGTGGCCGCGGCGGCCTGGTGGAAAACATCTGGATCTCCAACATTGACATGATCAACATCCCCACCCAGGCCATCAGCTTTAACCTTTTCTACGGC
This Rufibacter radiotolerans DNA region includes the following protein-coding sequences:
- a CDS encoding glycoside hydrolase family 43 protein; the encoded protein is MQTRYYLAGLSLLFACQAEKTSMHPSASLAAPTGETSKVWVSDLGNGTFQNPVLDADYSDPDVCRVGDDFYMTSSSFNAIPGLQILHSKDLVNWKIIGYAIDRLPPYDHFSKPQHGNGVWAPSIRYHKGEFFIYWGDPDFGIYMVKTKNPAGRWEAPVLVMEGKGLIDSCPFWDEDGQAYMVHGWAGSRAGIKSILSLNRMNPEGTKVLDEGVMVFDGHDAHPTVEGPKLYKRNGYYYIFAPAGGVATGWQLILRSKNIYGPYEEKIVLEQGKTPVNGPHQGAWVDTKSGEDWFLHFQDKEAYGRVMHLQPMKWVNDWPVMGEDPDGDGKGHPVMTYKKPNVGKSYAVVTPQESDEFTSPTLGLQWQWHANPKATWAFTTNKGNLRLFTDQMPQGGKNLWDVPNLLLQKFPGEAFTVTTKLKFTPNPKLENERTGLVVMGLDYGFVSVVSKKDGLYLTYNTTQKADKGTAEKEQILGKLSGSEVHFRVQVSKGGQCQFSYSEEGQNFKDAGGPFTATVGKWIGAKVGIFALREEKTNDSGYADFDWFRITK
- a CDS encoding glycoside hydrolase family 28 protein, which encodes MKNVLKSSLLLSLGLASMLQLSCQQQPSTSGASVAAGASASTTAGRNFSNASVDASIYEGIEFAMPKVKETKFPEYSVSITKYGAVGDGITKNTKAFEQAIADVAAKGGGHVIIPRGLWLTGPIVLKSNINLHADAGSMVIFSKDFNDYPLIETSFEGLNTWRSQSPISGKNLENIAITGDGTFDGNGDAWRPVKKSKMTDAQWKNLTKTGVLSDDGKTWYPSAQSRKGDSKDNFNVPNFKTKEEFEAVKDYLRPVLLSLVNCKRVLLDGPTFQNSPAWNLHPLMCEDIILRNLNVRNPWYSQNGDGLDLESCKNALVYNNTFDVGDDAICFKSGKDKDGRDRGVPTENVIVKNNVVYHGHGGFVVGSEMSGGVRNVHVSNCTFMGTDIGLRFKSTRGRGGLVENIWISNIDMINIPTQAISFNLFYGGNSPVLEEDQKAGTEARVEKLVPVTEETPSFRNIWMKNITVSGAEEAVALQGLPEMNLQNVNIENAYLKAKRGISAVDATGITLKNVQVITEKGPALTIYNSKDVQVQGLTGNQTKEPMVKVLGPLTKNVKLESKDFSNAATQISKGKDLSKAAVTLK